DNA from Chitinophaga pendula:
TCCTTCCTGTAAGATATTGGTGGTTTCTATGTTGGAGACCGAAGAAGCGATTCTTCGTATGCTCCGCCTGGGTGTCAAAGGCTACCTATCCAAGGATATCGAAGTGGATGACATGCACAGGGCACTCGAAGCCATTGCGAGCAATGGTTTCTACTATTCGGATCTGGCCACTGAGATCCTGAATCATAATCTAAATGGTACCGGGAAGATGAACACCAGCGCAATCTATCTATCAGAAAACGAAAGGAAATTCTTACAACTCGCGACTACCGAGCTAACATATCATCAGATAGCCGAAGAGATGCACTTAAGTCCGAAAACGATCGACGGTTACAGGGAAGCGCTATTCGCCAGGCTCAATGTAAAAACAAGAGTCACATTGGCACTCTATGCAGTTAGACACGGTATTGTGCAGTTGTAACATTTCCTCTTGGCCCCAAAAAAAGTCAACATGTACAAGATCATTTTCTTGCTATTGGTATCAATACTGATCGCTCCAGCCTTTGACCAGTATACATCTGCCGTTCCAGAACAAGTTATGCATATCACCGTAAGCTATGTCGCGGACTAAAGGCCTGCACTCACGAAATCGAGGTGGTAACTATAGAAGATACCAGAAGATCCGGTCACGAGAAGCCTTGTGGTTTCTGTTATTAACCAGATAGCTTATTACCTGTTTGTCAAGAGCTGCCCGAAAGGGTAGCTCTTTGTATTTCTATATACTTTAAAAGTATTCTTCCATTAGTGTATTACATCATCATTTTGCTATATTGGGTTCAATTAACTGAGCACCATGAAATTTCGCTTTAGCTTCTTATACCTTTCCCTTACTATATTGTTGTTAGTCACGGAAGTATTGATTGCCGTATATGTACATGATGATTTTGTACGTCCTTATATGGGGGATTTCCTCGTAGTGATACTACTATATTGTTTTGTGCGCAGCTTTCTCCAGGCTCCCCTTATACCAGTAGCACTGGCCGTATTGGCTTTTTCCTACCTCATAGAGACATTACAATATTTCAATGTAGTAAAACTGATCGGGCTTGCCCATTCCAGGATAGCTAATATTGTTATCGGTAACTATTTTACTTGGGTAGATATTATATGTTATACATTGGGTATTGCTTTCACCATATTGCTGGAGCGGATCATGTATCAATGGCATGAGCAGCAAAAGGTATCATAATAAGCGAACTGATTATTGGAGCTATTGTGTGTTCGAATCCTTTTCAATATCTTTCCTTACAGTTGTAATCATCCTGTCACCAAATCTAAACAGAAACCATGCAAGACGTACAAAACGAGATCATGCGACTACGTCGCCAGATGCACCATTTCCGCTTATATGCAATCATCACATCCGTTCTTTTATTTGCCTTTATTGCTTACGGCTTTCGTAAGTCTGCACAGGATGACATTCTCAAAAGCCTAAGGGCTGAGAAGATCGAAATTGTAGAACCGGATGGTACTGTCAAACTGTCCCTTTTTAATAAGGATAACTTACCACCTGTGGTTATTAACGGGAAAAAGTTAACACGCTCTGGCGGAGGTGAATCGGGCCTGATGTTTTATAATGAAGAAGGAGAAGAGTGTGGCGGTCTGGTATATTCCGGGAGGGGGCAAAATGGCAAAGGGCAAAACGAGCTCAGCATCACATTCGATAAATACAAGCAGGATCAAATGGTGCAACTATCTTCTATTCAACGGGAAGGAGGTAATGATACCAAAGGACTTACTGTTTTTGAAAGGCCGGATATTCCTATAGACCAAGCATCTGTTTCACTTGATTCAATCCGTGCAAATATCAAAGATCCGAAGGTGCAGCAGCAAGCTATTGAGCAACTGAAAGCTGCCGGCCGTTTTGGGTACACCCGTATGTTTGCAGGGCAGCAGGGGCAGCGTACTGGCATTTTTGTAAGGGATGATAAGGGCAGGATACGGTTGGAGATGATCGTAAATGAGAAAAATGAGCCGGAGATACTATTTTATGATGAGAAGGGAACAGTACACAAGAAAGTGGTTTATTAAAAGGGAGCCATCTGAATATTTACATATAAAAGCCATTCAGGTATACACTTGAATGGCTTCAATTTTTATTCTTCCCTGATTATTTGTTCGTCTCTTTTTTACATTTGATCAGGAAGAAGGGATAGTTCTCCGTTATGTCTGTTATTTCAAATAACCCTGCCTGACCAAATTCAGCCTGAACCGTGTCTTTATCATAAAAAAACATCTTCACTCCGCCGAACATTTCGTAACGATCTTTACTTATTAACTGGCCCTGGCCATAAGTGGGTGCTTCCTTCGTTATAACCGTAAAAACCATATAACCATTATCTGACAATTGATCATAGCAATCGCGGATCAGCTTCTCTCTTTCTTCACTATCTAGCAAATGGATTAATGCATAGCAGAATATACCATCATACTTATTATTATCAAACGGCATATCAGTTACAGATCCGTGATGAATGCACATATCCGGGCCATAATGTTTTTTGGCCATTTCGATCGCCGTTTTAGATATTTCGATACCTGTTACGGTGATACCATTGTTTCTGAATATCTGTGCGTTACGCCCATACCCTATTCCAGGAATAAGTAAATTTTTCACATCTTCTTTAACGAAAAACTCATTTGTAAATATGGCTGATTTTGAGGGTTCGAAACCCCACATCTCCTGTTTCTCTGTGAAGGCTGTTTCCCAAAATTCTGGTTTACCGGTTTCGTTATCCATACGTAATAAGTACAATTTGCAACAAAGTTACAAAATATAACGTATGCTATATCTCCATTTCTCCAGGCTTTCTATTGCGGAGTCGGCTTACACAAAAACAGTAAAGGTCTTTCGGCGCAAATCTCTGAAAGACCTTTTGTTTGTGTACGTATTGAATCAGAATGCATAACGTCTCAACCCACCATCGACAGCAGCAACGATACCTGTAATGTATTTTGCACGGGGAGAGACCAGAAAAGTCGCCATGTTGGCGGCATCCTGTGGTTCGCCAAAGTCACCCAGCGGAATTTCCCGTTCAGCGAATACCTTTCGTTCATCTTCGGAAAAGTTATTACGGACATTTTGTGTATCTAAAAGACCTGGTTGCAAACAATTTACCCTGATATTATATCGTCCCAATTCTCCTGCCAATGCCTTTGACCAGGCTACCACACTTGATTTAGCAACTGCCGAAACATTGATAAACCGTAGCTCATATGTGCTGGTAAGATTCAGGATGACTCCTTGTTTACGTTCTATCATATGTGGCAATAGTTGTTGTGTGAGTTGGCGGGGTCTGTCAAAGTCCAGGGTCATTGATTCCACCCACGGTTCTTCCGGGCTTGTTACGCTTACCGGCCGGCTTCTACCGGCATTGTTAATGAGAATGTCTATTTGCCCCAATGCGGATAACGCAGCAGTAGCGATATTATGAGGACTGTGCGGGTCCATGATGTCCTGTACAAATATTACCGGTTCTATGCCACCTGCACTGATTACTTCATCCCTGAAGTTATTAAGTTTGTTAAGATTTCTTGCGATTGCAAATACCTTTACGCCTTCCAATGCCAGTTCTTTTGCGATGGCTCGTCCCAGGCCCTGGCTTGCGCCGG
Protein-coding regions in this window:
- a CDS encoding response regulator transcription factor — encoded protein: MKPLTPALNLALVDDHNLFRKGLIKLINLLNTKTNYHILFEAENGNDLKEKMIQPPFPDIILMDIDMPDMDGFEAVEWLQRTHPSCKILVVSMLETEEAILRMLRLGVKGYLSKDIEVDDMHRALEAIASNGFYYSDLATEILNHNLNGTGKMNTSAIYLSENERKFLQLATTELTYHQIAEEMHLSPKTIDGYREALFARLNVKTRVTLALYAVRHGIVQL
- a CDS encoding ribosomal maturation YjgA family protein, translating into MKFRFSFLYLSLTILLLVTEVLIAVYVHDDFVRPYMGDFLVVILLYCFVRSFLQAPLIPVALAVLAFSYLIETLQYFNVVKLIGLAHSRIANIVIGNYFTWVDIICYTLGIAFTILLERIMYQWHEQQKVS
- a CDS encoding class I SAM-dependent methyltransferase; its protein translation is MDNETGKPEFWETAFTEKQEMWGFEPSKSAIFTNEFFVKEDVKNLLIPGIGYGRNAQIFRNNGITVTGIEISKTAIEMAKKHYGPDMCIHHGSVTDMPFDNNKYDGIFCYALIHLLDSEEREKLIRDCYDQLSDNGYMVFTVITKEAPTYGQGQLISKDRYEMFGGVKMFFYDKDTVQAEFGQAGLFEITDITENYPFFLIKCKKETNK
- a CDS encoding SDR family NAD(P)-dependent oxidoreductase; translated protein: MDLYLKGKTAIVTGASQGLGRAIAKELALEGVKVFAIARNLNKLNNFRDEVISAGGIEPVIFVQDIMDPHSPHNIATAALSALGQIDILINNAGRSRPVSVTSPEEPWVESMTLDFDRPRQLTQQLLPHMIERKQGVILNLTSTYELRFINVSAVAKSSVVAWSKALAGELGRYNIRVNCLQPGLLDTQNVRNNFSEDERKVFAEREIPLGDFGEPQDAANMATFLVSPRAKYITGIVAAVDGGLRRYAF